A section of the Ciona intestinalis chromosome 4, KH, whole genome shotgun sequence genome encodes:
- the LOC100177374 gene encoding translocon-associated protein subunit alpha: MFRNLSKFSLLFLLVFPTVMLVEKQGLASAEDAAEDEVMNEDEGEAVEEDEDESVVEEEGETEDPNIAATEEETEDEAEPITAHREAETAIIFNSGAEPEIIAGKKASGLIHFSNTGSNNFIITSIDGSFRYPQDFSYVIQNFSVIAPNKMIDAGKEGSFQYDFLPGELAGGRSFGLLINVNYKDTEENIYKDAVYNQTIQVLENEEGVDAETFFMYIMLMALGFLGLFGLYHLVGSKGRKTKKRPASTVTATSPNGNAVETGTNGPVDYKWIPEETLKAMNKGSPSPGRSPRKRHTKKASAAE; the protein is encoded by the coding sequence ATGTTTCGAAATCTGTCCAAATTCTCGTTGttatttttgcttgttttccCTACTGTCATGCTCGTTGAAAAGCAGGGATTGGCATCAGCAGAAGATGCTGCAGAGGATGAGGTGATGAACGAAGATGAGGGGGAAGCTGTGGAAGAAGATGAGGATGAGAGTGTTGTGGAGGAGGAGGGGGAAACGGAGGACCCGAACATAGCAGCCACTGAAGAAGAGACCGAAGATGAAGCTGAACCAATCACAGCTCACAGGGAAGCGGAAACTGCCATCATCTTCAATTCAGGAGCTGAACCAGAGATCATTGCAGGGAAGAAGGCAAGCGGGTTGATCCACTTCTCCAACACTGGGTCAAATAACTTCATTATCACCAGCATTGATGGTTCTTTCAGATATCCTCAGGATTTCTCCTACGTAATTCAAAATTTCTCAGTGATCGCTCCTAACAAGATGATTGATGCTGGAAAGGAAGGATCATTTCAATACGACTTCCTGCCTGGTGAGTTGGCAGGTGGACGCTCATTTGGGCTTCTTATTAACGTTAACTACAAAGATACTGAGGAAAATATCTATAAGGATGCCGTGTACAACCAAACAATTCAAGTTTTGGAGAATGAAGAAGGAGTTGATGCTGAAACCTTCTTCATGTACATTATGTTGATGGCTCTTGGATTCCTTGGTCTCTTTGGTTTGTACCATCTGGTTGGTTCGAAAGGAAGAAAGACAAAGAAGAGACCCGCCTCCACAGTTACTGCTACCTCACCAAATGGTAATGCAGTTGAAACTGGAACCAATGGCCCAGTTGATTACAAGTGGATCCCAGAGGAAACTTTAAAAGCGATGAACAAAGGTTCCCCCTCTCCTGGTCGTTCTCCAAGAAAGCGCCACACGAAAAAAGCATCTGCCGCTGAGTAA